In Methanocellales archaeon, the sequence ATCCTTGCAATACACAGCAGTTCACGGCAACCGCATACGACCAGAACCATGAGGAGATGTCTGGCATTGTGGTTACCTGGTCGAGCAGCAACGAGACAGTCGGCACTATCACTGAAAACGGCTTGTTCGAGGCGAATGCGACTGGAACTGCAACGGTTACCGCGGCAAACGGAACCGTGAACGGAACGGCAATGGTGTTGGTGATCCCCGCTCCAATCACGCTCTGGGGACCCTACGTCACGAAGACCACGACGAACTCAACGGTGATCAACTGGAAGACCGAGAATGCGACGTCTGGAGTCGTCAGCTATGCAACGGATGCTTATTACCAGGAGCACGGCGGCTACGACCATGCCGTTGAAGATACCGAGGAGAAAGAGCTGCACCACCTCAACATCACCAACCTGACGCCCAACACGGTTTATCACTATCAGGTATGCATTGGAAACGAGTCCACCAGCGACTGCACCTTCAGGACGTTTTCCACTCAGGGATCGTTCACCTTTATCGTCTACAGCGACTCGCAGGAGCCGCAGGGCGATCCTGAGGCAACACAATTGACCCGACACAAGCTCGTCGCTGATCGTATCGCGGAGGAGGAAAACGTGATGTTCGTGCTCCACTGCGGCGACCTGGTGAACGACGGCAGCGACCTGGAGGAATGGAACAGGTTCTTCGAGGCTGGCCGTGCTATGATGTCCACCACCACCTTCTACACGACGCTGGGGAACCATGATTACCATCCGGTGCAGAACTACTATGACGCCTTCGGCGTGCCTGAGTGGTACTCGTTCGACTGCGGCAACGCTCACTTCACCGTGCTCGATAGCAACGATCAGGCGGACGTAAATAGTGAGACCACATGGCTTCAAAATGACCTTACCACGAGTGCGGCCTGGAAGTTCGTCTCATTCCACCATCCGCCTTACAGCTCGAGTGCCAGTCATTACGGCGGCTGGGCTAATTGGCAGAGTCTCTGGTGCCCCATATTCCTCGATCACGACGTGAACGCGGTCTTTAACGGGCACGTGCATGCCTATGAACGCTTACAGGCCGATGGGATCAATTATGTGGTCGCAGGGATCGGCGGTGGCCCGAGCTACGATCTGGCGGAGCCGCGGATACCCGAAAGCCAGAACAGCCTGGAGGGGACTCTGGGATACGTGAAGATCACCATCGATGTCAACCAGGCGACGCTGGAGATGATCGAGGTTGCCAACCTATCGAGTGGCGAGGTTGAGCTCTATCCACCGAATACGGTCTTCGAGACCTTTACCTTCGGGGCACTCCTTGGTGATGTCAATAACGACGGCATCATAAACGTGCTGGACGCGACGAAGGTGAAGAACCGTGCCGGCAACCCATTCTACCCCCTGGATAACGAATGGGCCGCAGATGTCAACAGCGACGGCATCATAAACGTGCTGGACGCGACCAAGGTGAAGAACCGTGCCGCAGACCCTAACTATCCCTGGTAATGGGTGGATGCGGTGATATGCCGTACATAGGCGGTAACAAAAACAGAAAGAAAATGCAATGAGAAAACCACGCATAACAGCGATTTGACCACCCTAAAAATCTAGATATCCCCAGTTGATTATGGGAAAAATCTTAAGCTGGCATTAAACGGCATAATCATTCATAACCAAAAGGTATTTATATGGAATGGTAAATATCTGCATATAGCAAATAGCAATCTTGTCGCCAAATGGTAATATTGTCAACAAATAGTACCTATTTGCATATAGAAGAAGCCGATGAAAGGCGACGGGATGGGAATTTCCCCTTTTTTGGGGAACAGTTCGAAAGGAGATAAAAGAACATGAAAAGAGCAATATTGGTTTGTACGATCGCACTGCTATGTGCGATGCTGGTGATGCCAA encodes:
- a CDS encoding metallophosphoesterase, which codes for MGKHTPLLVLSCLAIALLLLASPAQASTIWYVDDDGGADFTTIQDAVNASAEGDTIIVRDGTYYENVVVNKSLTIKSENGSDAVAVIAAVSSTPVFDVNANNVTIEGFAVSGPTDEHVAGIELVDANSCTIVNNDCSGCYNGIHLGGTATNDTVTSNYCHDNTRRGISLRDDATGNFVSENTCENNADDEICIKDQTHDNFIWLNDFMGSVECLTDNTYHSPTQLAYNYEGAPYTNYLGNYYSGYAGVDSDGDGIGDTPYSFDDYPLMEPFENYTILTSVIISPSSATLYPCNTQQFTATAYDQNHEEMSGIVVTWSSSNETVGTITENGLFEANATGTATVTAANGTVNGTAMVLVIPAPITLWGPYVTKTTTNSTVINWKTENATSGVVSYATDAYYQEHGGYDHAVEDTEEKELHHLNITNLTPNTVYHYQVCIGNESTSDCTFRTFSTQGSFTFIVYSDSQEPQGDPEATQLTRHKLVADRIAEEENVMFVLHCGDLVNDGSDLEEWNRFFEAGRAMMSTTTFYTTLGNHDYHPVQNYYDAFGVPEWYSFDCGNAHFTVLDSNDQADVNSETTWLQNDLTTSAAWKFVSFHHPPYSSSASHYGGWANWQSLWCPIFLDHDVNAVFNGHVHAYERLQADGINYVVAGIGGGPSYDLAEPRIPESQNSLEGTLGYVKITIDVNQATLEMIEVANLSSGEVELYPPNTVFETFTFGALLGDVNNDGIINVLDATKVKNRAGNPFYPLDNEWAADVNSDGIINVLDATKVKNRAADPNYPW